CAACTCGACGGCGTCGGCCCGCAGCAGGGCCGCCAGCCGCGCCGGCGTCGCCGCCGCGCCCTCGCCGAAGATGTCCCGCGCCAGCGGCAGCAGTTCGCGCCGCACGCGGCCGCGCACGTTGCTGGCGTCGTCGTTGGTCGCGTCGCGCCGCCAGGGCTGGCCGAGGGCGGCGAGCCAGGCCTCGATCTCGGCGCGGCCGCACCCCAGCAGGGGGTGGACGAAACGGCCGGCGCGGGGGCGGATCCCCTGCAGCCCCACGGGCCCCGTCCCGCGGAACAGGCGCATCACGATGGTTTCGGCCTGGTCGTCGCGCTGGTGCCCCGTGGCGCAGGCGGCCAGCGCCGGCCGCGCGTCCAGGACGCCGGTCAGGAACGCCCGCCGGGCCGCGCGCGCCGCCTCCTCGAGGCCGCGCCCGCGCGCCGCGGCGGCGGGACGGGGGTCTTCCCGTCGCAGGTGCAGCGGGACGTCCAGGCGGCGGCAGAGGTCGCGGCAGAACGCCGCGTCGGCGTCGGCGTCGTCGCCGCGCAGGGCGTGGTCGAGGTGGGCGGCCTCCACCTGGGCGCCGCACCGCTCGCGGTGCAGCACGGCCAGCCGCAGCAGCGCGGTCGAGTCCGCGCCCCCGGAGAGGGCGACCAGCACGCCCGGCTCGCCGTCGCCGACGCCGTGGCGGCGCGCGACGGCACGCAGCAGTCGCGCGAGCTCGGGCAGCGCGCGCGTGGGGAGGGCGGTCGGGTTGTGGTCGGTTGTCATCGGGAGCCGTCGGCGAGGGCCGGGAGAGAAGGAAAGGATGGTAGCGGCTCAGGGATTCGAACCCCGGACACACGGATTATGATTCCGTTGCTCTAA
This DNA window, taken from bacterium, encodes the following:
- the tilS gene encoding tRNA lysidine(34) synthetase TilS, whose amino-acid sequence is MTTDHNPTALPTRALPELARLLRAVARRHGVGDGEPGVLVALSGGADSTALLRLAVLHRERCGAQVEAAHLDHALRGDDADADAAFCRDLCRRLDVPLHLRREDPRPAAAARGRGLEEAARAARRAFLTGVLDARPALAACATGHQRDDQAETIVMRLFRGTGPVGLQGIRPRAGRFVHPLLGCGRAEIEAWLAALGQPWRRDATNDDASNVRGRVRRELLPLARDIFGEGAAATPARLAALLRADAVEL